One Pyrus communis chromosome 13, drPyrComm1.1, whole genome shotgun sequence genomic window carries:
- the LOC137712875 gene encoding small ribosomal subunit protein mL104 (rPPR9)-like, with amino-acid sequence MRSLQPLQLRRLLLRYLSTSSSSPSSSQTLQTHIPFLPQTPTHFRHSRPAIVTGTSSHFLSLPHFFLSKPFSSSAPPTQDPDQSELAQSLSSELLQDSSSDPLSVTQRLQLSFSHITPTAPLVLNVLNQSPEAGRTVLGFNQWLISNPNFEHTDETLSYFVDYFGRRKDFKATHDVIVSAGGVAGSKTFASAIDRLVRAGRPAQAVSFFEKMEKDYGLKRDKDSLKLVIEKLCENGFASNAEKMVKGLANEFFPDEYMCDLLIKGWCVDGKLEEARRLAGEMYRGGFEIGTTAYNAILDCVSKLCRKKDPFRLHSEVEEILVDMDTHGVPRNVETFNVLISNLCTIRKTEDALNLFERMGEWGCYPNETTFLVLIRSLYQAARIGEGDEMIDRMKSAGFGEALNKKEYYGFLKILCGIERIDHTLRVFKKMKEDKCEPGIKTYELLMGKLYAHNRIDRATALFNEAQKIGVPLTQKAYPVDPYFLKKKKELKALKKGVKKEKKRETFPEKMARKKRRLKQIRLSFVKKPKKMQRRAY; translated from the coding sequence ATGCGGTCTTTACAGCCTCTGCAACTCCGGCGGCTCCTGCTCCGCTACCTCTCCACCTCCTCTTCATCGCCGTCGTCTTCCCAAACACTCCAAACCCACATTCCATTCCTCCCCCAAACCCCCACCCATTTCCGCCATTCCCGACCCGCCATAGTCACCGGAACAAGCTCCCACTTTCTATCTCTACCccatttctttctctctaaacccttctcttccTCCGCCCCACCGACCCAAGATCCAGATCAGTCCGAATTAGCTCAGTCTCTCTCCTCCGAGCTCCTACAGGATTCTAGCTCCGACCCCCTCTCCGTAACCCAACGCCTCCAATTGAGCTTCTCCCACATCACCCCGACAGCTCCCCTGGTCCTTAACGTACTCAATCAGTCCCCCGAGGCCGGCCGTACGGTTTTAGGGTTTAACCAGTGGCTGATCTCGAACCCTAATTTTGAGCACACGGACGAGACCCTCTCGTATTTTGTGGACTACTTTGGGAGGAGGAAGGATTTCAAGGCGACCCACGATGTGATTGTGAGTGCAGGTGGAGTTGCTGGGTCGAAAACCTTTGCTTCCGCCATTGATAGGCTGGTGAGAGCTGGGAGGCCTGCTCAGGCTGTTTCTTTCTTTGAGAAGATGGAGAAGGATTACGGGTTGAAACGCGACAAAGATTCGCTGAAATTGGTTATCGAAAAGCTTTGTGAAAACGGTTTTGCGAGCAATGCTGAGAAAATGGTTAAGGGTTTGGCCAATGAGTTTTTCCCTGATGAGTATATGTGTGATCTGCTGATCAAGGGTTGGTGTGTTGATGGGAAGCTCGAGGAGGCGAGGAGATTGGCTGGAGAGATGTATAGAGGAGGGTTTGAGATTGGTACTACTGCTTACAATGCGATTCTTGATTGCGTTTCCAAGCTTTGTAGGAAGAAGGATCCCTTTCGCCTTCATTCGGAGGTGGAGgaaatcttggtggatatggaCACTCATGGGGTTCCGAGAAATGTGGAGACATTCAATGTGTTGATTAGTAATTTGTGTACGATTAGGAAGACAGAGGATGCTCTGAACCTGTTTGAGAGAATGGGTGAGTGGGGGTGTTACCCGAATGAAACTACATTTCTTGTGTTGATCAGGAGCTTGTATCAGGCGGCGAGGATTGGGGAAGGGGATGAAATGATTGATAGGATGAAGTCTGCCGGGTTTGGCGAGGCTCTTAATAAGAAGGAATATTATGGATTCTTAAAGATTTTGTGTGGCATTGAGAGAATCGATCACACATTACGTGTTTTCAAGAAGATGAAGGAGGATAAATGTGAGCCCGGAATCAAGACTTATGAGCTGTTGATGGGAAAACTGTATGCTCACAACCGCATCGATAGAGCCACTGCCCTGTTCAATGAGGCTCAAAAGATTGGGGTGCCTTTGACACAGAAGGCGTATCCGGTGGACCCGtatttcttgaagaagaagaaggagctAAAGGCTTTGAAGAAGGGtgtgaagaaggagaagaagcgGGAAACTTTCCCTGAGAAGAtggcaaggaagaagagacgGTTGAAGCAAATTCGATTGAGTTTCGTAAAGAAGCCGAAGAAAATGCAGCGTCGAGCCTACTGA